The genome window ACCTCAGATGTCCATTGAATGGAAATATCATGTGCGTTCACAATGCCATAAATTCAGCAACCAGAAAACTTCACTCTAGTAAGAAGTTATATTATAATAGTGACAATAAGCTACTTCAGTGTCTCAAGTAtctctttcaaaatttttaaacattaatagTCAGTCATAGTGTTCCTTTCTAGAAGAAAGCATGTGGGGCAGGGAAATGCTTCTGAATGAAGAGAgtttaaagatgcttttttcttttgtaaatatgCTTCTCTGAAGACTCTAGCTGACAACAGTCTCCTTCCTGACTGGTGTAACTTagaacagcagggaaaggacTTCTTCCACATCTACTTAATATCAATCAGTGCTTCTTTTCAGAAAGTGAGGTGTATATGGCATGTCTACAATGCCATCTCTGGcttgttttctgaaacaaattacAGGAGAGACAAGTTGCTGTGATATATGAACGTATGCCAGAGAAAGGACTGAGAGCACTAATTCATTTGGCATAAGCTAGTATATCTATTTGATGACAGCAAATTCAATAGAGGCTGCATTTTGAACCTGTTTAATTAGCCTGCCCTGTGTTAAGTGACAGAATACTAGATACTATTCCCGGAACCAGGTAACTGTGTTgttagaatggaaaaaaaactcCTCTAGTGTAGATAGTGTTTTTGAGAAGGTATGCTCTGTACACGTCTTATACAATACACAAAAGTTACAATTATAAAAACTCAgcacaaataaatatatttcaatagTATTAGTTTAGGTTTTCATTAAAAGCACTCttatgagttgttttttttttttttaccaaaccCTCCTACTTTTTCTATCAAAGCTCCTTTGCACTGCTAAGCTCAAAGACCCAGCACTTGATTTCATTGTGTCAACATATGTTTCTGGTATATCACATATCATTATATTGTAGTTACAAAGTCATGCCTATTAGGTTGTACAAGGCAAAAAGATGCGAGGTGCCAGTGCTGTTTGTCACACCTATCATTCCTGTGTCagccacagtttaaaaaaaaaaaagaaatgcgtTGAAGAATGGATGAAGTCTGTAGTAGTGACTAATGTTTCATTTCCTCCTTCAGTTGCATGTCAGTCCCAGTTGTCATGAGAGCTATTTTCAGGAATGCTGCCAAGGTGAAAGCTAAGAGCGAAACACAAGACATGGaagcagacatgaaaaaaaaccctgaaccaTCATGTGAGCGAATTACAGATTCTAATAGTCTTGAAAAAAGTCTTCCTGTGGCTGGTGAGCAAGATTTGCTAGTGACAGATAAGCCAAGTATTACAGACAACCCAAAAGAAAATCTCTCTGCAGCTAAACTGGAAACTCTGGGtggtaacacagaaaaaaataaccccacaGTAAGCACAGAAGCTTTGGGCGCAGTGGAGGAAAGTAATTCCACAGCTAGTACAGAAGTTATTATGACAGATAAGTGAAACACACAATCTATTGTTTCATaatcaaagaagaaagaaatattttccctggCGCTGATTGCATTTGCAGAAGTAGTTGGAGGGAACTTGGCAAGCTCACTGTCTACTTAGTAATTTGTGAATGGAGTTTCCTTTTTGCATGTTATTAGATACATAGAAGTAACACTcttgaatttacatttttaaacttccAAATTTGGAAAGTCTAACACTTCTCTAGTAACCTTTATTTTTGTCTGCACCACATTCTACCACAGTATGGAGGAAATTTGTCTAACAATACGTGATACAGGCACGCACTTGTAGAAAAGTAATGTTTATCCATGTCAGCATTACACTAAATAAaacgaaaaaaagaaagttgtttgAACAATTTTGTACGTGTGTAATTAATGTAGACAGCCCTGTTTGTCCACTATTTCAGAAACAAGTTCAATAAGAGACTCTTAATTGCAGTTCTGCTTTCCCCTAATGAAGAAGTGGTACTGAATGGCAGCCAAACTTAGTCCACCAACTCCGTGGCAGGATAATAGAGCCTTTATTAAGAAAGTTGTAAACTCAGTCTCTGAAAATCAAGTCATTTTCACCTTAGCTTTTTTTCTGGGCTCAAACTATAAAACGCTTttgtgatttcattttcttttaagtataGTTAAGTTGGCTGTTCAAGAATTCAGTTCGTCTCTGTCTAGACCTGCTTTATCTCAGACATGAAGGAAAGTCGCAAGCAACTTAAAACAAGCAAATTCCTAACTTACTGTAAATCAGTTTAATTCGTGTAAAACAGAGATAGGTATTCACAAAGAGAAAGACTTCCTGACCAGAGCAATATGCAGCTACAGCTAAGGcaaacaagaggaaaaggagtCAAATACAGAATGTTGGCAGAGAAATACAAAGTTGTCAGAAATATGCATGTGTGGCTAACAACATGTTTCCAAGAGAAGGTGAATAAGCCTGCCTTCCTTGAAGAGTTTGGGAAAAACACTACAGGAGTGAGGGAAAGAGTTCAGGCTAGAGGGActggcaaaataaatacaaaaataacacaaGGAAGTTAATTAGACTGGAAACGTGTTCAGTGTGGTCTAACAGGGTAAGAGTAGATGGTCTAACAGTAAAACAATCCAATTGTCAGTAATCCTGCATTTGAAGAGAATGGTGTGTTTTCagcaaaagttaaataaatagaactgtatgaggaggaaaaaatagtttttaactGTGAAAGTGCACTGAATAGTGGTTACAAAAGATAAGAGGAAGGTTTTGACAAAAGGTGAAAAATTCCTGCATTTTATATAGTGACTAGAGTCACAGAACTCTAGCAAATCCCATTCTGTTTTGCATAGACATAGCATATTCTCAACAGCAGCTTATTGTACAAGAATAGCTTGTCCATAGCACTGGGCATTTGTTTCTTAGATATTAGAGGGGACCTATTTAGAGGCGATTTAAGGGAACTGCTCCATTTCCAAACTGCTGCCAAAGAGAAAGTGAAGGTGAAATGCTAGCTTCTGACACAGAACAGAAACATGCTTAGTAAATCTTTGTGGAGCTTTAAAAGTAATTTCCCCTTTCTGTGAAAGTTATGTTTAAGATTGAAAGCAagaaggtggtttttttggtggtttttttttttttttttttgccaagagcCAAAGCATGGTGAAGATTTACAGAAATTACCTCTACTGGGAAGTATCAAAATCAGATTTCCCTAAAATGAAGCATACATCAGCCTGTACATGGTCCACAAACTGAGAATCAAATCCAGTTGAGAGAATTTTAAATACCACACAACAGAAAAACTAATGTTCTAGTTGCTGGACATGATGGAGTATATCCAGTGATAAGCCCAGTTGCTCTACTAGCCAAATAGTCTGCTTTTTAACCCAAGCAAGGGTTGACCTTTCAGGAGCTGTGCAGAGTTTTGCCTCGCCACACTGCAAGGAATCAACCTCACCATTATTTTGACAAATGTTTTCACCAAAGCTGCCAATGTCTTTGTGTTTTTCAGCTTTAACTTCATTGTAGTCTGTCCCAGCTGGAGCTGTGTGATTAAGGTCCATGTCCTGAACAGAATCTAAAATCTGTCCGAGATGTGTCTGTTGTTCGATAGAATTCAGATGTTGAAGCACATCTTCTTCATGCTTTCCAATCACATCGAGAAGATTATTTATCTTACTTAAGGCAGAATCATGTCCATTAAGATGACACCAGGATAAGAGAGCACTGAtaaatgaaggaaacaaaaaaaagcaaacaagaagtgATTACACGTATCCACACAGACTTCCAGTTGCTGAAGGGAGATAGCAACACGACAAGATATCTATAccatataaatgtatatatgtttCATTCGTGGTTTCTGGGCAATTCAAGCAGAACTGAATATTGAACTTAAAGATGTAGATTCAGCTAATTATCAAAGAGCAACCGAAAGACGATTTCTAACAATGATCACTCTACACCCAGGTAGGCAATTCACTGTATTCAAGACCTGAGAATTCTCAGGTTGCTCACTTTGGAAAGATTCacaatgcacttttttttttttttgtattaattaaaacaaacccaaacctgcaTGCATGCTCCTTCCATACACACCCTCCACAGGCATACAGCCTTAAAAAGTTTGTAACTTACTTCAGGGTTCCTCTGACCTGGCCGCAGCTAATCATCAGCTCAGCACCGTGTCTATAACCTTGATTGAAGCCTTCTTGGAGTGCGAGTTCTTTCCCAGCCTCAATTCCATCCCTATAGCCTTCCTAAAATAGGAGTGATGAAACAAGCTGTTCACAATGTGAAAAATTTGATCTATGACAATGTCATAATGAAAAAGTTTGACCAAGTATTCAGTCTCTTAAATTACAACTTATAGGTTTGAACATCCTCCCAGCTACATACACCCATGCTGCCAAACCAAAACATGCTTTTTGCAGTGCTTTATGAGGTACTGACTTGTAAGATCAAGTTCTTTTCCAAAAGGATCCCTAGAAAggtcagaaaatgagaaaagtatttttagaaacatgaaaaaaataagacaagtcTGCAGGAAAGCACGTTTGCTTTTGTGATGACCAACCCCTATATGAAAAATTCCTATAAGAATAGCCTCATATGGTTTTCTAGACATTTACAAACAGATAGGCTGCAAAAGTTCCTTTTTAGCAGAGGTACTCTCCTAGCCATAATCCATGTACCTTTACAAACCTAGTTATTGAGCCTTGCTACTCTACTTGCCTGATTTCACTCAATTCAAGAGCTACATGGGAAAAAAGATGGTGATGGGAAGAGAGTCTCACACATACACATAACACTGAGATTGCTTTCTGGAAGAAACAGCTAACGACTGTAATGCAAATTCATTTCTTTATATTCTAATCACATTACTATATAACGCAGAATAATTCTTAACTTTTTTCACACCAAAATTGCAAGTTGTAAGAGTGAAAACTTCTATTTGCTCATGAGAGAAGAAAACTGGTTGCCTTGCTAGAGAAATAGCCAGGAATGagaatgtttctttattttgttcaACATAAACCTCTAGCCTCAATAACATTTTATGATTTTGCAGTACCTACTCATAAAATACCAGAGGGATTTGTGTAAGAACACTAAAGAGCCCCTTAAGAAAACCAGTCTTTTCAAGGGACACAGATGCAGGAAACTTTTCCTTGGAGAATAATACAACAACGCTGTTGTAATACCCTTCCCCGTCAACAGCCTACACAACAGCTTCCATTCATGTTCTTCATCCAAATGCTGTTCACCCGTGAACAGACGAGCCCTACTGGCCCCACTGTATCTGTTGAAGTAACCTGGGTTTATGTACTGTCTTTGTTCCCTGTGGAATtccagggagggaagggctgcagAAACAAGCTTTCATAAAATaagtttttcactgtgagaatAAATAAGCCAAAGAACTACCTAGACCGCAACGTCCAATTGTGGTTCCACACGGAGTCACACATCTTAAATCTGACTGATGAAGAACTCTACTTAAAAATCCAAACATctcgtatttttttttaatagcactgtTTAGCTGTGTTGCCCTACCTTTACTAATGGCATACCTACAAGTACGAAGCAAATAGCTCGCATCAGAATTTAGCACTGCCTTTCACAAATACACATGGTTGTACAGAGGGAGCCAATGACTTTTAGTAAAAAAGTACTTTGCTCTGATAGACTACTAGGATGGAGTTTATGTAAAATCCTGCTGCATTCAGAAGAACCTAAGCCACAATAACTTCTAAGCAGCCACTCTCAGCTTTCCCTTTAAATCAGCCATATGTGTATCAAGGTATGTATCAGTAAATCTAAAATGCTTAAAAAAGACAATTAAACCATTGTTATAGAAATACCTTCAATCTTTTTTTCATGGTGCTGTTCCATTCTTTCTGTAGTAGATACATCTCATCTGCTTCTTCATCAAATATATCCTCACTGGATCGGCTGACTGCAACTTGTACCCAGGACATAACAGCAGCGATGACTACGACCTCTGTTTATGTggtaaaaaaatactgaaaaaccttCAAAAGTCCCTCTGGCTAAGTGTCAGACTAGCAGTATAGGCAAAAACTGTGAGTTCTGAAGAGAAGTCATGTACGGAGCTGATTATTCAACCCGTACATTCATT of Rissa tridactyla isolate bRisTri1 chromosome 2, bRisTri1.patW.cur.20221130, whole genome shotgun sequence contains these proteins:
- the YAE1 gene encoding protein YAE1 homolog isoform X2, which gives rise to MSWVQVAVSRSSEDIFDEEADEMYLLQKEWNSTMKKRLKEGYRDGIEAGKELALQEGFNQGYRHGAELMISCGQVRGTLNALLSWCHLNGHDSALSKINNLLDVIGKHEEDVLQHLNSIEQQTHLGQILDSVQDMDLNHTAPAGTDYNEVKAEKHKDIGSFGENICQNNAFTLAAFLKIALMTTGTDMQLKEEMKH
- the YAE1 gene encoding protein YAE1 homolog isoform X1, with product MSWVQVAVSRSSEDIFDEEADEMYLLQKEWNSTMKKRLKEGYRDGIEAGKELALQEGFNQGYRHGAELMISCGQVRGTLNALLSWCHLNGHDSALSKINNLLDVIGKHEEDVLQHLNSIEQQTHLGQILDSVQDMDLNHTAPAGTDYNEVKAEKHKDIGSFGENICQNNGEVDSLQCGEAKLCTAPERSTLAWVKKQTIWLVEQLGLSLDILHHVQQLEH